One window from the genome of Salvia splendens isolate huo1 chromosome 9, SspV2, whole genome shotgun sequence encodes:
- the LOC121747101 gene encoding uncharacterized protein LOC121747101 isoform X2: MMAYDQNSIPKDLRPLNIMRTLPEDPRISPATSSGRPVEGYYASPPADGSPGAVPLVYYPATIPEVGFIPKAFNNGGVAGWIQQIMPPPQVQQGVVSGTVVNSSCVYSTSPNCGTQNGCSPLDHASDEGGDHDSLTGRKVKFLCSFGGKILPRLTDGALRYVGGQTRIISVARDILFGDFVQKMEDTYAHNMVIKYQLPDEDLDALVTVSCPDDLENMMDEYEKLVEACSDGSAKLRVFLFLPADLDPIGHLQDGGQRYIEAVNGIGDVFNGRDCIDRKESIESTISVENSELSGGDNLSHGIGEAAAGNLVPFTTAPALVYGDPNPVPYADSYAATSLNIPMAKTNVGCVMNGQDVERPSVPLASAPVMSFPASSSYYADSHQETSNYAQFPHPHMGFPSQSLGTVMASPQHFTSAVRMKMNHPSYIGIRPNIVPAVGRPQQVQMENYPFDNIISHRLVQGYNVSQGGVYNWQQISHPEQIGFLEGGSTPQPEWITRIEYCQMCQKGLPHAHSDTVVQEQKGSPSSTMSDISSISCNLPLDARTVPHKPENQEPSKVTIPHGVVSGVQVPYGVFMTNTHPSSHQNVHVQAKHERSLNNDFVPIGMHLQGRQSPTEYSQKICIDDSTSSSYDYKTIADLRNEDSQDNKPHQIPMGEVVGKHTYSSTESYEVMSTPPYSLVGASPLSSDEMVGARATEKEHSVNERNDKVLCSQPRIGSDKGVAHEAFVSASHGVGDILETSAPQFIHQDPWNMRPDTHYPPPKPSKIQTKRDHNAGHRDPFVDNNLFNSGETPTTNSRELVSETTLDDGVHHLSNNLNWDLSPDRSSSNKGSSEEQIKREIEVVDGVATPVFHLSMHSNPDSLANPRSDSASISHKNCDGQPANVDSKQQDTKLSENTNFGFPASGVGRLQIIMNSDLEELRELGSGTFGTVYHGKWRGTDVAIKRINDRCFSGKPLDQERMRDDFWNEAIKLADLHHPNVVAFYGVVLDGPEGSVATVTEYMVNGSLRNALQKNDRILDKRKRLLIGMDVAFGMEYLHAKNIVHFDLKSDNLLVNLRDPHRPICKVGDLGLSKVKCQTLISGGVRGTLPWMAPELLNGSSSLVSEKVDVFSFGIVLWELLTAEEPYADLHYGAIIGGIVNNTLRPIVPETCDPDWRALMEKCWSSEPSERPNFTKIAEDLRAMALKLPSKGQLQHSHPKT; encoded by the exons ATGATGGCCTACGATCAGAACTCAATACCCAAAGATTTACGTCCGCTAAATATTATGAGAACTCTGCCTGAGGATCCTAGGATTTCTCCGGCTACTTCTTCTGGAAGGCCAGTTGAAGGATATTATGCTAGCCCACCTGCTGATGGTAGCCCTGGAGCAGTGCCTCTAGTTTATTATCCTGCCACAATTCCAGAAGTTGGGTTTATACCTAAAGCATTTAACAATGGTGGAGTTGCCGGATGGATTCAACAAATTATGCCGCCTCCTCAAGTCCAACAAGGTGTTGTGAGTGGTACTGTGGTTAATTCGTCGTGTGTATATTCAACCAGTCCTAATTGTGGGACACAAAACGGGTGTAGTCCTTTAGATCATGCTAGTGATGAGGGTGGTGATCATGATTCTTTGACAGGCCGGAAGGTCAAATTCTTATGTAGTTTCGGTGGGAAAATACTGCCACGCTTGACTGATGGGGCATTGAGATATGTAGGAGGGCAGACAAGGATAATTAGTGTTGCAAGGGATATTCTATTTGGTGATTTTGTTCAGAAAATGGAAGATACATATGCACATAATATGGTGATTAAGTATCAGCTCCCAGATGAGGATCTTGATGCACTTGTCACCGTTTCTTGTCCtgatgatcttgagaacatgATGGATGAATATGAAAAGTTGGTCGAGGCGTGTTCTGATGGGTCTGCTAAGTTGagagtatttctatttttgccTGCAGATCTTGATCCGATCGGGCATTTGCAAGACGGGGGGCAGAGGTATATAGAAGCTGTGAATGGGATAGGGGATGTATTTAATGGTAGAGATTGTATTGATAGAAAGGAGAGTATTGAAAGTACTATTTCTGTTGAGAACTCTGAGTTGAGTGGGGGTGATAACCTAAGCCATGGTATAGGGGAGGCTGCTGCCGGAAACCTTGTTCCTTTCACTACAGCACCAGCATTGGTTTATGGAGATCCTAATCCGGTGCCTTATGCCGACTCTTATGCTGCTACCTCATTAAACATTCCAATGGCTAAAACAAATGTGGGTTGTGTTATGAATGGGCAAGATGTAGAGAGACCTTCTGTGCCTCTTGCATCAGCACCTGTTATGAGTTTTCCGGCTTCTTCATCGTATTATGCAGATTCTCATCAAGAAACATCCAATTATGCCCAATTTCCTCATCCCCACATGGGATTCCCAAGTCAAAGTTTAGGGACTGTTATGGCTTCCCCTCAACACTTCACTTCTGCCGTCCGCATGAAAATGAACCACCCCTCGTACATCGGTATAAGGCCCAATATAGTTCCTGCTGTTGGTCGACCTCAACAAGTTCAAATGGAGAATTATCCTTTTGATAACATCATTTCACATAGGCTTGTTCAAGGATACAATGTCAGTCAAGGGGGGGTTTATAATTGGCAACAAATTTCACATCCCGAGCAGATAGGTTTCTTAGAAGGGGGCTCGACTCCTCAACCAGAATGGATCACACGGATAGAGTACTGCCAGATGTGTCAAAAAGGATTGCCTCATGCTCATTCAGATACAGTAGTTCAGGAGCAAAAAGGAAGTCCTTCCAGCACTATGTCTGATATCAGCTCTATTTCTTGCAATCTCCCATTAGATGCTCGAACCGTTCCACAcaagccagaaaatcaagaaccTTCTAAGGTGACAATTCCCCATGGTGTCGTAAGCGGAGTGCAAGTTCCATATGGTGTTTTTATGACTAACACTCATCCATCTTCCCACCAGAATGTACATGTCCAGGCTAAACATGAAAGGTCCTTAAACAATGATTTTGTTCCTATCGGTATGCATTTGCAAGGTCGCCAATCCCCAACGGAGTACTCTCAAAAGATATGTATAGATGATTCTACTTCATCGTCATACGACTATAAAACTATAGCGGATCTCAGAAATGAAGACTCACAAGATAACAAGCCACACCAGATTCCTATGGGGGAGGTTGTTGGCAAGCACACTTACTCATCCACAGAATCCTATGAAGTGATGTCGACTCCTCCTTATTCACTAGTCGGGGCCAGTCCTTTATCCTCAGATGAAATGGTTGGAGCTCGTGCAACAGAAAAAGAACATTCTGTTAATGAACGGAACGATAAGGTTTTATGTTCACAGCCAAGAATAGGTAGTGACAAAGGTGTTGCTCATGAGGCATTTGTATCGGCATCCCATGGAGTTGGAGATATTCTAGAGACATCAGCGCCACAATTTATCCACCAGGATCCGTGGAATATGCGTCCTGATACCCATTACCCTCCTCCCAAACCAAGCAAGATTCAAACAAAGAGGGATCATAATGCAGGACATCGAGATCCTTTTGTGGACAACAATCTGTTCAACAGTGGAGAAACACCAACAACTAATTCTAGGGAGTTAGTGTCAGAAACTACACTTGATGATGGAGTTCACCACCTTTCCAACAATCTTAACTGGGATTTGAGTCCAGATCGTAGTTCGTCCAACAAAG GTTCAAGTGAGGAACAAATAAAGAGAGAAATTGAAGTTGTTGATGGCGTGGCAACCCCGGTGTTTCATTTGTCTATGCATTCAAATCCAGACTCATTAGCGAATCCGAGGAGTGATTCTGCATCTATATCCCACAAGAATTGCGATGGCCAACCTGCTAATGTAGATTCAAAGCAACAAGAT ACCAAATTATCAGAGAATACAAATTTTGGGTTCCCTGCATCAGGCGTTGGCCGATTAcag ATTATTATGAACAGTGACCTGGAAGAACTACGAGAACTAGGTTCCGGCACGTTTGGTACTGTTTATCATGGAAAGTGGAGAGGCACCGATGTTGCAATTAAACGTATCAATGATAGATGTTTCTCAGGAAAGCCTTTAGATCAAGAACGCATG AGGGATGATTTTTGGAATGAGGCCATCAAGCTAGCAGACTTACACCATCCTAATGTTGTTGCTTTTTATGGAGTTGTGCTTGATGGCCCTGAAGGCTCAGTTGCAACTGTCACTGAATACATGGTCAATGGTTCTTTGAgaaatgctttgcaaaagaatgATAG GATTCTTGATAAGCGGAAGCGTCTTCTGATTGGCATGGATGTTGCATTTGGAATGGAATACTTGCATGCCAAAAATATAGTACATTTTGACTTGAAAAGTGATAACTTATTGGTTAATCTCCGTGACCCGCATCGACCAATATGTAAG GTTGGTGATTTGGGACTGTCGAAGGTGAAATGTCAAACGCTAATATCAGGAGGTGTAAGAGGAACCCTTCCATGGATGGCCCCGGAGCTTTTGAACGGAAGTAGTAGCCTCGTCTCCGAGAAG GTGGATGTGTTTTCATTTGGAATTGTATTGTGGGAACTTCTAACTGCGGAAGAGCCATATGCAGATCTGCACTATGGGGCCATCATTG GTGGTATTGTTAACAACACGCTGCGGCCTATTGTCCCGGAAACATGTGATCCTGATTGGAGAGCTCTCATGGAGAAATGTTGGTCATCTGAGCCATCGGAAAGGCCAAATTTTACTAAGATTGCAGAAGACTTGAGGGCTATGGCCCTTAAACTTCCATCCAAAGGCCAACTCCAACATTCTCACCCCAAAAcctga
- the LOC121747101 gene encoding uncharacterized protein LOC121747101 isoform X1 yields the protein MMAYDQNSIPKDLRPLNIMRTLPEDPRISPATSSGRPVEGYYASPPADGSPGAVPLVYYPATIPEVGFIPKAFNNGGVAGWIQQIMPPPQVQQGVVSGTVVNSSCVYSTSPNCGTQNGCSPLDHASDEGGDHDSLTGRKVKFLCSFGGKILPRLTDGALRYVGGQTRIISVARDILFGDFVQKMEDTYAHNMVIKYQLPDEDLDALVTVSCPDDLENMMDEYEKLVEACSDGSAKLRVFLFLPADLDPIGHLQDGGQRYIEAVNGIGDVFNGRDCIDRKESIESTISVENSELSGGDNLSHGIGEAAAGNLVPFTTAPALVYGDPNPVPYADSYAATSLNIPMAKTNVGCVMNGQDVERPSVPLASAPVMSFPASSSYYADSHQETSNYAQFPHPHMGFPSQSLGTVMASPQHFTSAVRMKMNHPSYIGIRPNIVPAVGRPQQVQMENYPFDNIISHRLVQGYNVSQGGVYNWQQISHPEQIGFLEGGSTPQPEWITRIEYCQMCQKGLPHAHSDTVVQEQKGSPSSTMSDISSISCNLPLDARTVPHKPENQEPSKVTIPHGVVSGVQVPYGVFMTNTHPSSHQNVHVQAKHERSLNNDFVPIGMHLQGRQSPTEYSQKICIDDSTSSSYDYKTIADLRNEDSQDNKPHQIPMGEVVGKHTYSSTESYEVMSTPPYSLVGASPLSSDEMVGARATEKEHSVNERNDKVLCSQPRIGSDKGVAHEAFVSASHGVGDILETSAPQFIHQDPWNMRPDTHYPPPKPSKIQTKRDHNAGHRDPFVDNNLFNSGETPTTNSRELVSETTLDDGVHHLSNNLNWDLSPDRSSSNKGSSEEQIKREIEVVDGVATPVFHLSMHSNPDSLANPRSDSASISHKNCDGQPANVDSKQQDEIKTKLSENTNFGFPASGVGRLQIIMNSDLEELRELGSGTFGTVYHGKWRGTDVAIKRINDRCFSGKPLDQERMRDDFWNEAIKLADLHHPNVVAFYGVVLDGPEGSVATVTEYMVNGSLRNALQKNDRILDKRKRLLIGMDVAFGMEYLHAKNIVHFDLKSDNLLVNLRDPHRPICKVGDLGLSKVKCQTLISGGVRGTLPWMAPELLNGSSSLVSEKVDVFSFGIVLWELLTAEEPYADLHYGAIIGGIVNNTLRPIVPETCDPDWRALMEKCWSSEPSERPNFTKIAEDLRAMALKLPSKGQLQHSHPKT from the exons ATGATGGCCTACGATCAGAACTCAATACCCAAAGATTTACGTCCGCTAAATATTATGAGAACTCTGCCTGAGGATCCTAGGATTTCTCCGGCTACTTCTTCTGGAAGGCCAGTTGAAGGATATTATGCTAGCCCACCTGCTGATGGTAGCCCTGGAGCAGTGCCTCTAGTTTATTATCCTGCCACAATTCCAGAAGTTGGGTTTATACCTAAAGCATTTAACAATGGTGGAGTTGCCGGATGGATTCAACAAATTATGCCGCCTCCTCAAGTCCAACAAGGTGTTGTGAGTGGTACTGTGGTTAATTCGTCGTGTGTATATTCAACCAGTCCTAATTGTGGGACACAAAACGGGTGTAGTCCTTTAGATCATGCTAGTGATGAGGGTGGTGATCATGATTCTTTGACAGGCCGGAAGGTCAAATTCTTATGTAGTTTCGGTGGGAAAATACTGCCACGCTTGACTGATGGGGCATTGAGATATGTAGGAGGGCAGACAAGGATAATTAGTGTTGCAAGGGATATTCTATTTGGTGATTTTGTTCAGAAAATGGAAGATACATATGCACATAATATGGTGATTAAGTATCAGCTCCCAGATGAGGATCTTGATGCACTTGTCACCGTTTCTTGTCCtgatgatcttgagaacatgATGGATGAATATGAAAAGTTGGTCGAGGCGTGTTCTGATGGGTCTGCTAAGTTGagagtatttctatttttgccTGCAGATCTTGATCCGATCGGGCATTTGCAAGACGGGGGGCAGAGGTATATAGAAGCTGTGAATGGGATAGGGGATGTATTTAATGGTAGAGATTGTATTGATAGAAAGGAGAGTATTGAAAGTACTATTTCTGTTGAGAACTCTGAGTTGAGTGGGGGTGATAACCTAAGCCATGGTATAGGGGAGGCTGCTGCCGGAAACCTTGTTCCTTTCACTACAGCACCAGCATTGGTTTATGGAGATCCTAATCCGGTGCCTTATGCCGACTCTTATGCTGCTACCTCATTAAACATTCCAATGGCTAAAACAAATGTGGGTTGTGTTATGAATGGGCAAGATGTAGAGAGACCTTCTGTGCCTCTTGCATCAGCACCTGTTATGAGTTTTCCGGCTTCTTCATCGTATTATGCAGATTCTCATCAAGAAACATCCAATTATGCCCAATTTCCTCATCCCCACATGGGATTCCCAAGTCAAAGTTTAGGGACTGTTATGGCTTCCCCTCAACACTTCACTTCTGCCGTCCGCATGAAAATGAACCACCCCTCGTACATCGGTATAAGGCCCAATATAGTTCCTGCTGTTGGTCGACCTCAACAAGTTCAAATGGAGAATTATCCTTTTGATAACATCATTTCACATAGGCTTGTTCAAGGATACAATGTCAGTCAAGGGGGGGTTTATAATTGGCAACAAATTTCACATCCCGAGCAGATAGGTTTCTTAGAAGGGGGCTCGACTCCTCAACCAGAATGGATCACACGGATAGAGTACTGCCAGATGTGTCAAAAAGGATTGCCTCATGCTCATTCAGATACAGTAGTTCAGGAGCAAAAAGGAAGTCCTTCCAGCACTATGTCTGATATCAGCTCTATTTCTTGCAATCTCCCATTAGATGCTCGAACCGTTCCACAcaagccagaaaatcaagaaccTTCTAAGGTGACAATTCCCCATGGTGTCGTAAGCGGAGTGCAAGTTCCATATGGTGTTTTTATGACTAACACTCATCCATCTTCCCACCAGAATGTACATGTCCAGGCTAAACATGAAAGGTCCTTAAACAATGATTTTGTTCCTATCGGTATGCATTTGCAAGGTCGCCAATCCCCAACGGAGTACTCTCAAAAGATATGTATAGATGATTCTACTTCATCGTCATACGACTATAAAACTATAGCGGATCTCAGAAATGAAGACTCACAAGATAACAAGCCACACCAGATTCCTATGGGGGAGGTTGTTGGCAAGCACACTTACTCATCCACAGAATCCTATGAAGTGATGTCGACTCCTCCTTATTCACTAGTCGGGGCCAGTCCTTTATCCTCAGATGAAATGGTTGGAGCTCGTGCAACAGAAAAAGAACATTCTGTTAATGAACGGAACGATAAGGTTTTATGTTCACAGCCAAGAATAGGTAGTGACAAAGGTGTTGCTCATGAGGCATTTGTATCGGCATCCCATGGAGTTGGAGATATTCTAGAGACATCAGCGCCACAATTTATCCACCAGGATCCGTGGAATATGCGTCCTGATACCCATTACCCTCCTCCCAAACCAAGCAAGATTCAAACAAAGAGGGATCATAATGCAGGACATCGAGATCCTTTTGTGGACAACAATCTGTTCAACAGTGGAGAAACACCAACAACTAATTCTAGGGAGTTAGTGTCAGAAACTACACTTGATGATGGAGTTCACCACCTTTCCAACAATCTTAACTGGGATTTGAGTCCAGATCGTAGTTCGTCCAACAAAG GTTCAAGTGAGGAACAAATAAAGAGAGAAATTGAAGTTGTTGATGGCGTGGCAACCCCGGTGTTTCATTTGTCTATGCATTCAAATCCAGACTCATTAGCGAATCCGAGGAGTGATTCTGCATCTATATCCCACAAGAATTGCGATGGCCAACCTGCTAATGTAGATTCAAAGCAACAAGAT GAAATCAAGACCAAATTATCAGAGAATACAAATTTTGGGTTCCCTGCATCAGGCGTTGGCCGATTAcag ATTATTATGAACAGTGACCTGGAAGAACTACGAGAACTAGGTTCCGGCACGTTTGGTACTGTTTATCATGGAAAGTGGAGAGGCACCGATGTTGCAATTAAACGTATCAATGATAGATGTTTCTCAGGAAAGCCTTTAGATCAAGAACGCATG AGGGATGATTTTTGGAATGAGGCCATCAAGCTAGCAGACTTACACCATCCTAATGTTGTTGCTTTTTATGGAGTTGTGCTTGATGGCCCTGAAGGCTCAGTTGCAACTGTCACTGAATACATGGTCAATGGTTCTTTGAgaaatgctttgcaaaagaatgATAG GATTCTTGATAAGCGGAAGCGTCTTCTGATTGGCATGGATGTTGCATTTGGAATGGAATACTTGCATGCCAAAAATATAGTACATTTTGACTTGAAAAGTGATAACTTATTGGTTAATCTCCGTGACCCGCATCGACCAATATGTAAG GTTGGTGATTTGGGACTGTCGAAGGTGAAATGTCAAACGCTAATATCAGGAGGTGTAAGAGGAACCCTTCCATGGATGGCCCCGGAGCTTTTGAACGGAAGTAGTAGCCTCGTCTCCGAGAAG GTGGATGTGTTTTCATTTGGAATTGTATTGTGGGAACTTCTAACTGCGGAAGAGCCATATGCAGATCTGCACTATGGGGCCATCATTG GTGGTATTGTTAACAACACGCTGCGGCCTATTGTCCCGGAAACATGTGATCCTGATTGGAGAGCTCTCATGGAGAAATGTTGGTCATCTGAGCCATCGGAAAGGCCAAATTTTACTAAGATTGCAGAAGACTTGAGGGCTATGGCCCTTAAACTTCCATCCAAAGGCCAACTCCAACATTCTCACCCCAAAAcctga